The following coding sequences lie in one Sinorhizobium fredii USDA 257 genomic window:
- a CDS encoding Hpt domain-containing protein, giving the protein MTALKITFDSPDNPANSSPAGRQPIDFVQLSMQTMGDKGLEIEVLQLFARQARQTMAELNDADAGGFGQSAHRLKGAALAIGATRVAEAAAAIEQRPTDWTLRAALGAAVLEAELFILKLCR; this is encoded by the coding sequence ATGACGGCGCTCAAAATAACCTTCGACTCGCCAGATAACCCGGCAAACTCATCTCCTGCCGGGAGACAGCCTATCGATTTTGTCCAGCTCTCCATGCAAACGATGGGGGACAAGGGCCTCGAAATCGAGGTGCTTCAACTGTTTGCGCGCCAGGCACGTCAAACAATGGCTGAACTCAACGACGCGGATGCAGGCGGGTTCGGTCAATCGGCGCATCGGCTGAAGGGGGCAGCTCTCGCGATCGGAGCCACTCGTGTCGCTGAAGCCGCCGCCGCCATAGAGCAGCGGCCGACCGACTGGACCCTGCGCGCGGCACTGGGCGCAGCCGTACTCGAAGCCGAGCTCTTCATCCTCAAGCTTTGCCGCTGA